CCGTGGGCTCACAGAACTGGCActggcctggggaggagggaaaatggggaaatgttgGTGCTAGGGAGGTGTGGGAGGCAGGCACAGTGCTGGATATGGGATGGCGGCGCTTGGATGAGCGTTGTGCGGTGTCCTGagtgggaaaggagccacaagGAGCAGAGTGCAGCTCATGGTCCTGTGTAGGACAAGTCCAAAAGTTCTCCAGTCCCCAAATCCCAACACCTGAGAGTGTTGTCCCTGACCTCTCAAATTATGGAATATCCCAAGctggatcatcaagtccaactcctgttcTTGCAGAGGACAAGCCCAAAAGTTCCTCAAATTTCCAAATTACAacgcctgagagcattgtccctGACCTCTCAAattatggaatatcctgagctgaaaGGAACCCACATGGATTGTCAAATCCAAGTCCTGTTCTTGCACAGGACAAGCCCAAAAGTTCCTCAAAtcctcaaatccccaaatcccaacacCTGAGAGCGCTGTCTCTGACCTCTCAAattatggaatatcctgagctgaaagaaacccacaaggatcattgagtccaagtcCTGTTCTTGCACAGGAGAACCCCAAAAGTTCCTCAAATTCCCAAATCTCAAAACCTGAGAATGTTGTCCCTGACCTCTCAAATTATGGAATATCCCAAGCTGGATtgtcaagtccaactcctgttcTTGCACAGGACAACACCAAAAATTCCTCAAATCTCCAAATCCCAACACCTGAAAGTGTTGTCCCTGACCCCTCAAattatggaatatcctgagctgaaaGGAACCCATAAGGATCGAGTCCAACTCCCAGACCAGCACAGGATAAACCCAAAAATtcctcaaatccccaaatcccaacacCTGAGAGCATTGTCTCTGACCTCTCAAATTATGGAATATCTTGAGCTGAAAGGAACCCACatggatcattgagtccaactcccagTCCAGCAAAGGACATCCCAAAAGATCCTCAAATCCCTAAATCTCAACACCTGAGAGCATTATCTCTGACCTCTCAAATTATGGAATATCCTCAGCTGAAtggaacccacaaggatcatcaagtccaactcctgttcTTGCACAGGATAAACCCAAAAGTtcctcaaatccccaaatccaaacactgagaacattgtccaaacactccctGACCTTTTGAATTATGAGCTGAAAGGAGCCCACatggatcattgagtccaaatcCTGTTCTTGCACAGGACAACACCAAAAATTCCTCAAATCCCTAAATCTCAACACCTGAGAGCATTATCTCTGACCTCCCAAattatggaatatcctgagctgaatggaacccacaaggatcatcaaatccaagtCCTGTTCTTGCACAGGACAAGCCCAAAAGTTCCTCAAATCTCCAAATTCCAACACTTGAAAGTGTTGTCTCTGACCTCTCAAATTATGGAATACTCTGAGCTGAAAGGAAACCAcatggatcatcaagtccaactcccagTCCAGCAAAGGACAAGCAGTTCCTCAAATCCCGATACCTGAGAGCACTGAGAGATTTGTACTCCAAGAATTTACAAGGATAGATAAAAGAGGGGAAAGAAAGGTTTCAGAAATGGAATTATAGAGAATTTTTGATAGAATTGTCACCCCCAGCGTGACCTCACCTGTCTGGGAGATGATGGCCAGGCGCGAGGTGTAGGTGGGGATGAAGCGCAGGAAGAAGGGGTCGATGTGGACCTGCAGGGGGGTGGTGGCCCTCATCATCCTGAGGTCGTAGACCTTGAGGAAACGGTCACAGGCCAGGCCGTTCATGCGGCTGGAGAAGCCACAGGTCACCAGCAGGTTCCCGTGCACGTCAAAGTCCGACAGGCTCCCGGAGTGCGCGTCAAACTCGTGCTCCACCACGAAGGTGCGCAGGTCACGCAGGGACACCTGAGAGGGGAGGTCCTGCCTGTGGTCACCCAGGCTCTGGAGGTCTGGGGAGagctggaattttgggattttttccccctccctgaacAGGGGTTACCTTGCCCGAGGTGTGGCCGCAGAAGAAGAAGCGGTTGGATTGCCTCATGATGGTGATGCCGGGCACCTCCACGGTGTACTGGGAGagaggagggagagcagggatcagccaagggcagggatggacagggatgggcagggatggagcagggatgggcagagaaaagcagggatggagcagggatggacagagaaaaggagggatgggagcagagatgagcagggatgggcagggatggacagagaaaAGTAGGgatgagcagggatgggagcagggatgagcagagaagaggaggaaagggcagagaagggcagagaagagaaggaaaggtCAGGGAAGAGAGTAGAGATAAGCAGGgaagagcagggatggagcaggaaagAGGAGTGAAGGGGAgagaagggcagggatggatagggatgagcagggatgggcagggatgggcagagaaaaggagggaagggcagagaagggcagggatgggagcagggatgggcagagatgagcagggatggagcagggatgagcAAGGAAGAATAGGCatggacagggatggagcagggatgagcAGGGAAGAGAGCAGAGATGGACAGGGATGGGGGCAGGAAAGAGCAGGAAAGGGCAGGAAAAGGTAGGAAAGGGCACAGAAGGGCAGGGAAGGGCAAGAAAGGGCAGGAAAGAGAGCAGagatgggcagggatggacagagaaaAGCAGGGATGACCAGGAAAGAgcagggaggaatcccagagcaaAGCCCCAGCCCAGTCACACCTTCTGTGTCTCCTGCACGGTGTTGAGGTCCATCTCCAGCACGTGGTTCTGCAGCCCGGCCACCAGCAGGGTGTTGTTGTCTGTCAGCAGGAGGCTGTGCATGTCCTCGGACTCATCCAtgctggggacaggcaggacacCCTGAGAGCCCTGAGAATCCTGAGGCCCCTGAGATTCCTGACACTTCTGACACACCTGAGACCCCAGAGACCCCAGAGGCACCTGAGACTCCTGACACCCCAAAGACCCCTGAGGTTCCTGAGACCCCAGAGACTACTGATACTCCTGAGACCCCAGAGAGCCCTGACACCTCAGAGACCCCAGAGACCCCTGACACCCCCAACATCCCTGAGACTCCTGACAGCCCAGAGACCCCTGAGATTCCTGGGACCCCAGAGAATCCTGAGACCCCTGAGACTCCTGAGATCCCTGAAACCCCTGAGACCTCTGAGGCTCCTGACACACCTGAGGCTCCTGACACACCTGAGACTCCAGAGAACCCAGAAAGTCCTGAGACCCCAGAGACCCCTGACACCTGTGACACCCCTGAGGCTCCTGAGACCCCTGACACCCCAAAGACATCAGAGACCCCTGAGGTTCCTGAGACCCCAGAGACCCCAAAGACCCCAGAGACCTCAGAGACCCCTGACACCCTAGAAATGCCAGAGACCCCTGACACCCCCCACACCCCTGAGACTCCAGAGACCCCCATGACCCCTGAGACTCCTGAGGCCCCTGGGACCCCTGACACACCTGAGGTTCCTGACACTCCTGAGACCCCAGAGACCTCTGAGCCTCCTGACACCCCAGAGACTCCTGAGACCTCTGagaccccaaacaccccagagACCCCTAAGGCTCCTGAGACCCCTGACACCCCAAAGACCCCAGAGACCCCCAACACCCCTAAGGCTCCTGAGACCCCAGACATCCCAGGGACCCCTGACACACCTGAGGTTCCTGACACCCCTGAGACCCCAGGGACCCCAGGGATCCCTGGCACCCAAGAGACCCCCAGAAACCCCTGACACCTCAAAGACCCCTGACTTCCCAGAGACCCCTGAGACCTCAGAGACCCTGAGACCCCTGAATCCCCTGAGACCCCTGCcacccctgagaccctgcccagcccctggagggagcagggaaggtTCTGGAAGGGGCCAGCAGCATCCACAGGAAGCTGGAGGGGCCAGGAGCACTCACAGGTAGTCGAAAATGATGAGGCCTCCCCGGGACAGGTACTTGAGGTTGGATTTGGTGAGGAAGAGGACGCCGTTCTCCAGGCTCTGGATCTGGCGGATGTCGTCGCTGCTGTTCACCTGGAAGGACGAGTAGCGCTCCAGAGTGGGCCCGAAGAAGGAGGTGGCGTGGCCCTGaaaggacaggggacagggatgtcACAACCTCGTGTCCTGGTGGGTGTGACACAGCTGAGTGTTGCTTCATCCTCTGCCAGATCCTGGATTTTCCAGGTTATGGGGGCACTCCAGGGAAGGCAGTtcaggcttttccctggataaacaaaaaatcccaacatgTCCCCTCTGCCCTGaaagcagaggggacagggatgtcACAACTCCCTGTCCTGGTGAGTGTGACACAGCTGAGGGTTGCTTCATCTTCTGCCAGATCCAGGTTATGGGGTTTTCCCCCACAGAGCTTCCAAAACCCCTCCAGAGCTTCCCAAATCCTGCCCAGATCTCTCCAAATCCTTCCCAGACCTTcccaaaacctctccagaacCGCTCAGaacttccaaatcctttccaaaaCCTTCCCAGAACTTCCAAAACCTCTCCAGATATTTTCAAACCTTCCCAAAACCTCTCCAGAGCTCCTCAAAACCTTCCCAGATCTTCCCAAACCTTCAGAAAACCTCTCCAgagcttcccaaaccttcccaaaaccCCTCCAGAACCTCTCCAGAACCTGTCCAGAGTTCCCCCAGCTCCCCACGTACCCCGTGGTTGCCGACCCAGAGCATCTCCTCGTGCAGGTCGAAGTGCGCCACGGCCACGGGCACGCCGACCTCGGAGACGGCCGTGTGCAGCTCGCTGTAGATGCCCTCCATGAGGGGCACGGGGTCGGGCACCGGGAGCCCCTCCAGGGCCACCCCCTCGGGGTCCAGCTCCACCAGGTTGGGGTTCAGGTGCGGGTCCAGCACCGGCTCCAGCGcggggtgcaggggaggagcgaacTCGGCCAGGGAGGGGTTGAGGCCCTCGAAGTTCATGGTGGGTCCTGGACctggagaggggacagagggacaaggggTGGGTCAGGGACAGCCAGGGGTCTGGAACCAGAGATGGGATGGGGGaatcagggatgggacaggaactGGGATTACTGGGAgtgagggatgggaatggggttgagggatgggaatggggctgagggGCAGGAACAGGGGTGAGGGGTTGAGGCCCTCAAAGTTCATGGTGGGTTCTGGACCTGGAGAgcgggggacagagggacacaggaatAGAGGGGTAGGTAGAGGAGAGCTGGAGGGGGGCTGGAACCAGGGATGGGAACTGGGATTACCAGGAgtgagggatgggaatggggattgaggggcaggaatggggctgacgggcaggaatggggctgaggAGTTGAGGCCCTCGAAGTTCATGGTGGGTCCTGGACCTGGAgaggggggacagagggacaaggggTGGGTCAGGGACAGCCGGGGGTCTGGaaccagggatgggatgggggaatcagggatgggacaggaactGGGATTACTGGGAgtgagggatgggaatggggttgagggatgggaatggggctgagggGCAGGAACAGGGGTGAGGGGTTGAGGCCCTCGAAGTTCATGGTGGGTTCTGGACCTGGAGagggggggacagagggacacaggaatAGAGGGGTGGGTAGAGGAGAGCTGGAAGGGGGGCTGGAACCAGGGATGGGAACTGGGATTACCAGGAgtgagggatgggaatggggattgaggggcaggaatggggctgacgggcaggaatggggctgaggAGTTGAGGCCCTCGAAGTTCATGGTGGGTCCTGGACCTggagaggagggacagagggacagagggacagagggacaaggggTGGGTCAGGGACAGCCGGGGGTCTGGAACCAGAGATGGGATGGGGGAACTGGGGATGGACAGGAACTGGGATTACTGGGAGTGAGGGATGGGAATGGGCCTGAGGGGCAGGAACGGCAGGGAGGGGTTGAGGCCCTCGAAGTTCATGGTGGGTCCTGGACCTGGagaggggacagacggacagagggacagagggacagggggtggGTCAGGGACAGACCAGGGCTGGAACTGGGGATGGGAACTGGGATTACCGGGAGTGAGAGACAGGAATGGGGTTGAGGGGCAGGAACGGCAGCCGAGATCCCCGGGAGCATGAGGGAGGTGTGCCCTCCCCTGGGCACCGAGCACATTCCCTGGGCACCGGGAAGGGGTCCCTGGGTACCGGGTACTGATCCCTGGGCACCGGGAAGGGGTCCCAGGACACCAGGCACTGTCTCTGAGCACCGGGCACTGATCCCTGGGCACCAGGAGATGTCCCTCGGTACCGGGCAGGGGTCCTTGGACACCGGGCACTGTCCCTGAGCACTGAGCACTAATCCCGGGGCACCAGATGATGTCCCTGGGCACCGGGCAGGGGTCCCTGGACACCGGGCACAGTCCCTGGGCACCGGGCAGCATCCGGGCTCACCGGGAAGCAGCCCCAGATGCCAGGCAGCCTCCCGGGGATACCGGGCAGTGCTCCCAGAGCACGGAACAACCTCCAGAGGAGGCGGGCAGCATCCCAAGGCAcggggcagtgtcccagagcaccGGGCTGTCCCGGGGAGCCAAAccgggccccgccccgccgcacccCCGGGGCTCCGGGCCAGCTCCGCACCCGCCGCCTTTATCACCGCGACCCCACACCGCTATCAGCGCCCGCAGTCCCAGGCGTGGTGCCGGGCGGGGAGCCCGTTCCGAGCGGCCGCTCTCACCgagccccggagccgccgccaCCCTCACACCCCGCCGCGCCCGCCGTTACCGAGCCGGGGCCGCGGGCAGAgccgcgccggggccgcgctGCCGGGCTCGTCCCGCTGCGccgccgcggccgggccggggccggggccgctcccgccgtCGCTACGGCAACCGCGCCCCCTGCCCGGTAAACCGGGGCCGTCCCGCGCCGCCGACCAATGGCAGCGCAGAGCGCCGGGGCTCTGACCAATCAGCACACGAGGAGGGCGGGACTAAGCGGCGCGGCGCGACGGGGCGGCGCACGGGACAAAAAGGATGCGATCGGCTGGTTCGCGGCGGGGGAGCCTCGGGGGGAGTCCCGGGACCACCGGGAGTCCCTCGGAGCCCCGGGTACTGCCGAGCTGTGCGGCGGCTGCGGCCTGTGGGGTCCCACTCAGAGTTCCCAGTTACCTATGAGAGCCTATGGGGTGCTACGGAGCAGCCGGGGGCGTCCCACGGTGCCCGCGGGTGTCTGGCACCTCTCggggtccccaagtgtccccagatgTGGCGCACAGTCCCTTGGCATTCCTACACAGCGTGCACGGGGGTCCCACAATGTCTCCTGGTGTTTCTCAATGTCCCCGGGGGTCCCACAATATCCCCTCTACCCCAAAGCGTCCCCAGATGCCTTTCAGTGTCCCTCGGTGTTCCTCAGTGTCCCATtaggtccctcagtgtccccaaatgtcccccagtgcccctgaaggtccctccgtgtccctcagtgtcccacgGCATCCCTCAatatccctcagtgtcccccactGTCCCTCAGGGTCCCTAAAtggctcccagtatcccccagtgtccctcaacgtcccccaatgtctccaatgtccctgAGGGTCCTTCAGTGTCCCAAGTGTCCCTCAATGACCCTCAGTGTCCCTCAATATACCTCAATGTCCCTCAGCgtccccaaatgccccccagtgtcccccctcaTTGTCCCACAGGGTCCCttagtgtccccaaatgtcccttgATGTCCCCCAATGACCCACATTGTCCcaccctgtccctcagtgtcccaaatgtccctcagtgtcccccagtgtcccttaGGGGTCCCACATTGTCCCCAGGGTCCGTCAGTGTCCTTTGGTCTctctcagtgtcccccagtgccccAAATGTCCCTCAATGACCCtcagtgtcccacagtgtccccaaatgCCTCCCAGTGTCCCAAATGTCCTTCAGCGTTCCCccatgtccctcaatgtcccacattgtccctcagtgtcccccagtgtcacccccagtgtccctAAATGCCCCCGCACGTCCCtccgtgtccctcagtgtccccaaacaccccccagtgtccccaaatgtctctCAGTGTCCCCCTCgtccccccctgtccccctccatcCCCACCGTCCCCCAGCCCCCCtcgatgtccccaagtgtccccaagtgtcgcGACCTCCCGGCCGTGTCCCCCCCCGGTCCCGGCCCGTGCCCGGTGCCCgcggcgctgccggtgccggtgccggtgccggggaaGGCCGGGGGCAGCCCCGGCGGGCGGGACGGGAAGCGCCGGAGCCGCCGCAACGGAACCGCCGAGATTGCGGCAGCGCCGCCCGGGCCGGCCCGGGACAACGGGGAGGGGAGCGAGGGGAAAACGGGGGGACAACGGGGGGACAACGGGGGGACACTACGGGGGGACACTACGGGGGGACACTACGGGGACACTGGAGAGATAGTGGGGGAAAAcggggggacaccaaggggacaaggACGGGACACCCGGGaacaccggggggacaccggggggacaacGGGGGGACAACGGGGGGACACTGGAGAGATAGTGGGGAGAAAACGGGGGGACAAcggggggacaccaaggggacaaggACGGGACACCCGGGAACACCGGGGGGACaacgaggggacaccggggagatACCGGGGGCACAACAAAGGGATAACGAGGAGAcattgaggggacaatgaggggacaccgaAGGGACACCGGGGAGATACTGGGGGGACACCGGGAGGACACCGCGGGGACAACGGGGGAGATACCGGAGGGACAATGAGGGGgtactggggggacactggggagataccggggggacacagaggggacaacgGGGGGACAAcgaggggacaccacggggacaatcgggggacactggggagataCCAAGGGGACACCCGGGAATACCGAGAGGACAACGAGGGGACAACGAGGAACACCGGGGGGACAACGGGGAGATAACGGGGGACACCGAGGCGACACCGGGAGGATACCAGGGGAACAACGAGGGGACATCGGGGAGACACCGGGGGACACCGAAGAGACACCGGGAACACCGGCTCGGACACAGCGGCaccggggagcggccgccccgGGGCTCcgcctctccccggtgtgcccGCCATGCACCGAGGGGTCACCCCGGTGCCGGCGCCGCTGCCGGTGACTCCCGTCCCGCCCGGAACTGCCCCGGGTTTTCCTGCCCGCCCCATCCCGTGCGGTGCCGTCCCGGTGCAGCGGGGACCCCGGCCCGGTATCGGTTCTGCTTTCGGGTGGAGGCGCCGGGGCGTGAGCACCTGCCCCGGGATTCCCcacctgccgccgccgccgccccataAGAGCCCGGTGGCGGCGCCGGTGGCGGCACACACCGAGAGCAGCGATGGCTCCGCTCCGCCGCCTCTGCCTGTGCCTGCTCCtcgcgctgctgccgccgcctcccgccgcacCGGCACCGGTAACGGCACCGGTAACGGCACCGGCACCGCTCCGCCGGCCGGACTGGGCCGCCTGCCGCGTGCTGTCCCGGGAGCTGTCGCGGCTGCTGGGGGCGGCCAGAGAACCGCACCCGGTGCTGGTGAGTACCGGCGGTTCGGCGGGATCGGGAAACAACGGGGGGATCAGACAGAGAACCGGGGGGCTCGGCCAGGGCGAGCGACAGCTCGACCGGGGAGAGCCGGGGTTCGGCCGGTGCACCGGGGGACTCGGGAGGTACCGGGGGGCTCAGACAGAGTAACGGGAGCTCGACCGGGGAGAGAGAGGGGCTCGAGAAGCACCGAGGGGATAGGCCGGAGTACCGGGGGGCTCGGAAAGCACCGGGAGCTCGGCCAGGGAGAGCCGGGACTCGGCCGGTGCACCGGAGGGCTCGGGAAACACCGGGGGCTTCCGTTGGGGGCACCGAGAGACTCAGGAAGCACCGGGGGGCTCCAGAAGGACCGGGCGTAGAGGAAAGCACCGGGAGCTCGGCCAGGGGCACCGGGGAACTCAGCCGGGGTCACCGGGGGGCTCGGGAAACACCGGAGGGCTTGGCCGGATTACCGGGGGTCTCAGCCGGGGCGAGAGGGGGGCTCGGGAAGCACCGGGAGCTCGGCCGGGATTCGACCGGTGCACCGGGGGGCTCGGGAAACACCGGGGGCTCCGCTGGGGGCACCGGGAGGCTCGGGAAGCACCGGGGACTCAACCGGGGGCACCGGGAGGCCCGGGAAGCACCGGGGGTAGCACCGGGAGGTGCGGGCTCATCGCGGCGGGGGTTGCGCCGGTACCGGGGGGGGAATTCGGTGTCCCGGAGCGGGTTCGGTGTCCCGGGAGGGTTCGGTATCCCGGGGGCGGGTTCGGTGTCCCGGTGCCGGCCGTACCGGACGCGTTGACACCGGCCCCGCTCGCTgctccaggaggggctgcagctgctggaggaggaaCCCCAAAATTGGCCCCCCCGGATCCGCTGCAGCGACGCCTGCGACCCCCTGAGCCTGGAGAGCAACCACACGGTACCGGGGGtccgggggcaccggggggaacccagggatgctgggggttcACCTGAGGAGGTCGCTGAGGGTgcctggggggtcccaggggtgtccgggggtcccaggggtgctAAGGATGAGTCTGGGGCTCCTAAAAGAGTCCTAAAGGGGTTCCAGGAAAGCTGCTGGATgaatttgggggtcctggggatgtCTGGGGGGGGTTCCAAGAATGCTCGGAGGATGAACCTGGGGGTCCCAGAGGGgtcccaggggatgctctgaggTTCGCCTGAGGGGTCCTAAaggggtcccagggggtcccaGGAAAGCTGCTGGATGAATTTGAGGGTCCCAAGGATGTCTGGAGGTCCCAGGGATGCCGAGGATGAAGCTGAGGGACCCAGAGGGGTCTCAGCGATGATGGGGGATGCACTTGGGGGTCCCGTGGGGGATatctgggggtcccaggggctGCTGAGGATGAACCTGGGGGTCCCAGAGGGatctcagcactgctgaggatgCACTTGGGGGTTCCAGAGGGGTCCCAGGCATGGACTTGGGGATCCCGGAGGTGCTAAGGAGGCGTTTGGAGGTCCCAGAGGCATCCCAGGGATACCGAGGGGTGCacttgggggtcccgggggtcccgtggATGTCCCTGACCCCCACCTCACCTGCAGAGGATCCGCCAGGCGCTCCAGCACTACGGGGGGGTGCacttgggggtcctgggggctcCCAAGGAGGCGTTTGGAGATCCCAGAGAGCTCCCAGGGATACCGAGGGGTGCACTTGGGGGTCCCGTGGGTCCTGTGGGGATGTCCCTGACCCCCATGTCACCCCCtttctcccccagctctgcctgcagcgcATCCGCCAGGCGCTCCAGCACTACCGGGGGGTGCATTTGGGGGTCCCGTGGGGATTGTGGGGATGTCCCTGACCCCCATGTCACCCccttgctccagcagctctgcctgcagcgcATCCGCCAGGCGCTCCAGCACTACCGGGGGGTgcatttgggggtcccgggggtcccgtggGGTGTGTGGGGATGTCCCTGACCCCCATGTCGCCCCCttgctcccccagctctgcctgcagcgcATCCGCCAGGCGCTCCAGCACTACCGGGGGGTgcatttgggggtcccgggggtcccgtggGGTGTGTGGGGATGTCCCTGACCCCCATGTCGCCCCCttgctcccccagctctgcctgcagcgcATCCGCCAGGCGCTCCAGCACTACCGGGACCTGCTGGGCTCCGACATCTTCCGCGAGCAGCCGCAGCCGCAGCTGGAGAGCACCATGGAGCAGCTGCTGCGCCTCGTGCAGGTCAGCCAGGGGGGCGGCACGGC
The sequence above is a segment of the Melospiza melodia melodia isolate bMelMel2 chromosome 31, bMelMel2.pri, whole genome shotgun sequence genome. Coding sequences within it:
- the IL23A gene encoding interleukin-23 subunit alpha, which gives rise to MAPLRRLCLCLLLALLPPPPAAPAPVTAPVTAPAPLRRPDWAACRVLSRELSRLLGAAREPHPVLEGLQLLEEEPQNWPPRIRCSDACDPLSLESNHTLCLQRIRQALQHYRDLLGSDIFREQPQPQLESTMEQLLRLVQDGPGRPPRHLPAPPELWQRPLQRHLALKRLRSFSALMGRVFNHGAR